In Fortiea contorta PCC 7126, one genomic interval encodes:
- a CDS encoding FAD-dependent oxidoreductase, which yields MKNDVQTNPTHDIVDVQTTNCCIVGGGPAGVVLALLLARQGIAVILLEAHKDFDRDFRGDTIHPSVMEIMQELGLSDRLLQLPHHKMHQIRIQTPQETVTLADFSHLKTSYPYITMLPQVKFLEFIIQEAQKYPNFQLVMGANVQELIESDGVIQGVRYRGGGGWHEIRAILTVGADGRHSKLRQLGGFESKESSPPMDVLWFRLPRHPQDAEGGMGRISQGQILVMLNRGDEWQMGYVIPKGGYHQIRAAGLPAFKESIVIAAPELSARIENLQDWSQIAFLSVESSLVKRWYRQGMLLIGDAAHVMSPVAGVGINYAIQDAVVTANLISQPLKNQQIELHHLAQIQRQRELPTRIIQAFQTLIQQRIFAPVLSSHQTFQPPAWLRFPILRDIPARLIALGVFPVHVQT from the coding sequence ATGAAAAATGATGTACAGACAAATCCCACCCATGACATTGTAGACGTACAAACCACAAATTGTTGCATAGTGGGTGGCGGCCCGGCAGGAGTGGTGTTGGCTCTGCTCTTGGCGCGTCAAGGGATTGCTGTGATTTTGCTAGAAGCACACAAAGACTTTGATCGTGATTTTCGCGGCGACACCATTCACCCGTCGGTGATGGAAATTATGCAAGAATTGGGGTTAAGCGATCGCCTGCTGCAATTACCTCATCACAAAATGCACCAGATTCGCATCCAAACGCCCCAAGAAACAGTCACCCTAGCAGACTTTAGTCATCTCAAAACATCTTACCCATACATAACGATGTTGCCCCAGGTAAAATTCCTGGAGTTCATCATCCAAGAAGCGCAAAAATACCCCAATTTTCAACTGGTCATGGGAGCAAATGTCCAGGAATTAATTGAGTCAGATGGGGTGATTCAAGGCGTGCGCTATCGCGGCGGTGGTGGTTGGCACGAAATCCGGGCTATACTCACCGTTGGTGCAGATGGGCGTCACTCAAAATTGCGACAATTGGGGGGCTTTGAGTCAAAGGAAAGTTCGCCACCAATGGATGTGCTGTGGTTTCGTTTACCCCGTCATCCCCAAGACGCTGAGGGAGGAATGGGACGCATTAGTCAAGGTCAAATTCTCGTCATGCTTAACCGGGGTGACGAATGGCAAATGGGTTACGTCATTCCCAAAGGCGGCTATCACCAAATTCGGGCTGCGGGTTTGCCAGCATTCAAAGAGTCTATCGTTATAGCCGCACCAGAATTAAGCGCTCGCATCGAAAATTTACAAGATTGGTCACAGATAGCCTTTCTTTCCGTAGAATCCAGCCTAGTCAAACGCTGGTATCGTCAAGGAATGCTGCTCATTGGCGATGCGGCTCATGTCATGTCTCCAGTTGCTGGCGTCGGGATTAACTATGCAATTCAAGACGCTGTAGTCACAGCAAATCTCATCAGCCAACCACTGAAAAATCAACAAATCGAACTTCATCACCTCGCCCAAATACAACGCCAACGAGAATTACCCACACGGATCATACAAGCATTCCAAACCTTAATTCAGCAGCGAATATTTGCCCCTGTCCTCAGTTCCCATCAGACCTTTCAACCACCAGCTTGGCTACGCTTCCCCATATTACGTGACATCCCAGCCCGGTTGATTGCTTTGGGAGTTTTCCCCGTACATGTGCAAACATAA
- a CDS encoding ABC transporter ATP-binding protein — translation MAQVLLENVYKSFPRRQGEIISSQNPPLSGQKRDTVIENVDHVNHVLRQINLTIADGEFMVLVGPSGCGKSTLLRLIAGLEVMTGGKIWVGDRLINHLPPKERDIAMVFQNYALYPHMTVYDNIAFGLRRRESTTSDWVENICVSLTKKLPKGLRYISEKERAIDLQVRSVAQLLQIEGLLHRLPKQLSGGQRQRVALGRAIARNPQVFLMDEPLSNLDAKLRAETRAQIVKLQRQLGTTTIYVTHDQTEAMTMGDRIAIMNQGKIQQVATPLELYNAPANRFVAEFIGSPPMNFIPVKFHAPQLITHAQFRLTLPQIWADALQKYDGQTIILGIRPEHLSVSVPATKNLSVQVDLVENLGNDSFLTVKLAESQFPSRNTANYLQVRVQPERLVSIGEQIWLSLTPEKIHFFDPETDLAIFPQN, via the coding sequence GTGGCACAAGTTCTTTTAGAAAACGTTTATAAAAGTTTTCCCCGTCGTCAAGGGGAAATTATCTCCTCACAAAACCCACCTCTATCTGGTCAAAAACGCGACACAGTTATAGAGAATGTAGATCATGTTAATCATGTCCTACGGCAGATTAACCTGACGATCGCTGATGGGGAATTTATGGTGCTGGTGGGGCCTTCAGGCTGTGGTAAAAGTACTCTGCTACGGTTAATCGCCGGTTTGGAGGTGATGACTGGCGGTAAAATTTGGGTGGGCGATCGCTTAATTAATCATCTCCCACCCAAAGAGCGCGACATCGCTATGGTGTTTCAAAATTACGCCCTCTACCCGCATATGACGGTGTATGACAACATCGCTTTTGGTTTGCGTCGTCGAGAATCCACTACCTCAGATTGGGTGGAAAATATTTGCGTAAGCCTAACAAAAAAACTACCAAAAGGACTCCGTTATATTTCTGAGAAAGAAAGGGCGATAGACTTACAGGTGCGGAGTGTGGCGCAATTGTTGCAAATTGAAGGCTTGTTACATCGTTTACCCAAACAATTGTCTGGGGGACAAAGACAAAGGGTGGCTTTAGGAAGGGCGATCGCCCGCAATCCCCAAGTCTTTCTCATGGATGAACCGCTTTCTAACTTGGATGCGAAACTGCGAGCGGAAACTCGCGCCCAAATCGTCAAATTGCAGCGTCAATTGGGGACAACGACGATTTATGTCACCCATGATCAAACTGAAGCGATGACAATGGGCGATCGGATTGCGATTATGAATCAAGGGAAAATTCAGCAAGTCGCCACTCCGTTAGAACTTTACAACGCTCCTGCTAATCGTTTTGTGGCTGAATTTATTGGTTCACCACCGATGAATTTTATTCCCGTGAAATTTCACGCCCCGCAGTTAATTACCCATGCTCAATTTCGGCTCACTCTCCCTCAAATTTGGGCGGATGCGCTACAAAAATATGACGGACAAACCATAATTTTAGGCATTCGTCCAGAACATTTAAGCGTGAGTGTCCCAGCTACTAAAAATTTGTCTGTACAAGTGGATTTAGTGGAAAATCTCGGTAACGATAGCTTTTTAACTGTTAAGCTAGCTGAGTCACAATTCCCGTCGAGAAATACGGCTAATTACCTGCAGGTGCGAGTCCAACCTGAGAGATTGGTAAGTATTGGTGAGCAAATTTGGTTATCATTAACTCCAGAGAAAATCCACTTTTTCGACCCGGAAACGGATTTAGCCATATTTCCTCAGAATTAA
- a CDS encoding RNA-guided endonuclease TnpB family protein, whose protein sequence is MGLIKASLSKSINGKIKSVTVSKTSTDKYFAAILFETNELFTTKQGKISGIDLGLNSLVTVFDGETCYKVDPIKPTRKYAKRLRIRQKALSRKIKGSNNRRKAVKLVAKVHEKISNTRQDFLHKLSRKLVDDNQVIVAENLCIKGLVRTKLAKSIHDAGFGMLLNFISYKLEREKGKFVQVDRFFPSTKLCSCCGYKNDSLNLSIREWICPGCQTTHDRDENASRNLRAEGIRILSTNTVGHTEIQACGEAVRLVGTCAKKRVSEKQESPATPLCG, encoded by the coding sequence CTGGGATTAATTAAAGCCAGTCTCTCTAAGAGCATCAATGGCAAAATTAAATCCGTAACTGTTTCTAAGACAAGTACAGATAAATATTTTGCGGCGATACTGTTCGAGACTAATGAGTTGTTCACTACAAAGCAGGGGAAGATATCAGGAATCGATCTTGGGTTAAATAGTCTAGTAACTGTCTTTGACGGTGAAACCTGTTATAAGGTTGACCCAATCAAGCCAACTAGAAAGTATGCTAAACGACTGAGAATTAGACAAAAAGCTTTATCCCGTAAAATCAAAGGATCTAACAATAGGCGCAAAGCGGTTAAATTAGTTGCTAAAGTTCACGAAAAAATATCTAACACTCGACAAGATTTTCTCCATAAACTCTCACGAAAGTTAGTTGACGATAACCAAGTCATAGTAGCTGAGAACCTTTGTATTAAAGGATTAGTACGTACTAAATTAGCTAAGTCAATACATGATGCTGGTTTTGGTATGCTGCTTAATTTCATCAGTTACAAACTAGAGAGAGAAAAAGGCAAATTTGTTCAAGTTGATAGATTCTTTCCCAGCACAAAGCTTTGTTCATGCTGTGGATACAAGAATGATTCGCTAAATCTAAGCATCCGTGAGTGGATTTGTCCAGGTTGCCAAACAACTCATGATAGAGATGAAAATGCCTCACGGAACTTGAGAGCAGAAGGGATCAGGATATTGTCAACAAATACTGTGGGACACACAGAAATTCAAGCTTGTGGAGAAGCAGTAAGACTCGTTGGTACTTGCGCCAAAAAGCGTGTTTCTGAGAAGCAAGAATCTCCCGCTACACCGCTTTGCGGTTAG